In Citrus sinensis cultivar Valencia sweet orange chromosome 3, DVS_A1.0, whole genome shotgun sequence, the sequence CATTCACTAAACCCACATGGCTACAAGCTGATAAAACTCCTACAAATGTCACATGATTTGGCATGACATCATgctttttcatcttctcaaaaAGGTTAATTGCCTCCAGAGCATATCCATGCTGAGAAAAGCCCGTGATCATGGCGTTCCAAGAAACTTCATTTTTCTCAGGCATTTCAAGAAACTCTCTCTTGGCGTCATCAATGCTACCACATTTAGCATATAAGGTGATCAAAGAATTAGAAGCTTCAGTTTCTGAATCATAACCTGTTTTTATAATCATTGCATGAACCTGCTTCCCTTGTTTTATATTTGCTAAGTTGGCAGCAGCACTAACTACAGAACCAAAAGTGTATAAATTAGCTTGTACTCCTACTTGGGTCATCTGAGAAAAGACCTGCAGTGCTCCCTCACAGTATCCACTTTGTGCAAATCCTGATATCAGTCCATTCCATGATATATTATCTTTAGCatcaattttactaaaaacTAAGTACGCCTCTTGGATCCTACCACATCTAGCATAGAGACTAATAAGGGCATTTCCAATCGAAAGATCatctgaaaaaccagagataTAGGATTGAGCATGTATTTGTCGTCCTTGATTGAGTGCTTGAATACCAGCACATGCGCTAATTGCACTAGAAAATCCTATGTTATCGGATTGAATCCCTTGGTTTTCCATTTCTTCAAAAAGTTCAAGTGCTTCACCAAACATACCATGCTGTACAAACCCAACAATCATAGCTGTCCAAGAAACTACATCATCCTCGGGGAGTCTTCTCAGTATTTCCTGAGCAGTATTTAGATTTCCAAGCTTAGCATACATATCTATAAGCACACTACAGACATACACATTAAACTGAAAACCAGTCTTAATGACTTGAGTATGAATCTGCTCTCCTAGACTGAGAGCTCCTAGCGAGGTACAAGTTCTCAAAATAGTGGGATAGGTGTATTGATTAGGCGTTAGACCTTCAGTCTGCATCTGCTTAAATATCTGAAAAGACTCACTGAGGTCATTTAACTGCCCATAAGCCACCAGCATCACATTCCACAgaacaacattttctgtctcTGTTGttagaaaaaatttataggCAGTTTCTACATCAGAGCATTTCACATAAAGATCGAGCAAGGAACCTTCAACGATGATGTCTTTAGAAATCCCCACTTTTATTGCATAAGAGTGGAGCTGTTCTCCCGTACGAAAAGCTCCAACTGATGCACAGGCACTCACGAGACTAGCAACTGTAACACAGTCTGGTTTCAAGCAGTCAAGCtgcattttctcaaacaattCCAAAGCTTTATCACTATATCCACACTGAGCTAGCCCGGAGATGAGCGAGTTATATGTAACACCATCCCTCTGCTGCATTTTGCTAAAGATTTGTTCAGCAGATGTCAAATTCCCCGATCGGGAATACAATGTCACAAGGGCATTACACACATATGTCTCTGAAGAAAACCCCCACTTGAAAATAAGCCCATGAAACTGCTCTCCAATCTGAAATAACTCTATCTTAGTGCAAGCACTTAAAGCACTTGATATTGCATAAGGTGTAGGTACAGTTCCCAGTATGTGCATCTGGCAGAAAAGAAGAATAGCTTCTCGTTCATAGCCATTTTGAGAGAAGCCAGAGATCATAGCCACCCAAGATACACTGTCTTTGAAACATAGATTGTTGAAAACCTTTTTAGCGGAGTCTATGAAGCCATTTTTGGCATACAAATCAATCAAAGGATTAGAAATAAGTGGACTACCCCCAAAACCATGAGAAATAATCAAACCATGAATCTGATTCACACACTGAACAGCAACATTACCACTTCCGATGCAGGCCCTCAAAACACCCACAAAAGTTGCTTCATTTGGAATCACGTCATCATCGATCATTTGTAAAAACAAACCCAGTACTCTACCACTCAACTTCTTTGCAACAAACCCAGAAATCAACTTATTCCAAGAAAACACAGTTCTCTTAGACATATCATCAAAAATCTTCATCGCACTATCCAAATCACCACTAGttagataaatattaaaaaatttatcacacAAAACTTGCTCTCCATCAAAACCCAACTTCAAGATCTTCCCGTGAATCTTTTTAGCCTCCAATAAAGATCCATAACTCAAACAACCCTCTAAAAGCCAAACAAATGTCTGACTATTAGCCTGAATCCCTCGCTCTTCCATCACACGTAAAAGCTCTATCCCCTTTGATTGCCATTCAGTTTCTTGATCATTTAATTCATCACAAGCACGACAAACTGCAGGGCTACTATAACAATTAAAACTCAACCTCCTCCAATTCCCACAAAAAcactgttaaaaaaataaaaccaaaattagttctttttaataaacagAAAATGGGCTTATGTAAAAGCTGTTAAAGGGATGATTAAATAAGTCATTAAGAGTTaccttttgaaatttttgactGGTGTAATTTGAAGAGATTCGGGCTTTGAGTTTATGATAAGAGATTGGAAATGAGAGAGACCCACGAAAAGAGATTGGCTTCAGAAACATGAATTCTTGTATTTGAATAAGCATTGGAGTGATGCAAGAATTTGAGAGGTGTGTGTTTATGGATTTCAAAAGGTGTTAAAGCTGTTCTTGTTTTGAGTCATATTGGCGCGCCTCAGAAATTAGAGACTGAAAGAAAGGTTAGATGTTACGACATGTCGTTATAATCCGATAATTCTTGCCCAGTTGTCGTATGTTTCTGGGTATATgtctatataattttttttttttatgatgcaAAGAAATTGTAAGTGACTTTTTAGGTCCCACTACGGTGCAACGATGGTACCGTGTTATTATTGCATTCAGTTATTGGATTCATTTGAATAGATAGATCTATTAGGATCTAACGATTGGGTGTAACAGTGGCACGATGCACCATTacaccataatttttttcttttatttatttatttgttaatgtgACAAAATTTATCAGGTTTATTTGTATTTCATAAGTAACTTTGAAAGTCTTTATGAATGGGTTTTAACTTgttaatcttatttttaaatatttttatgaaatattacgatttattttttaatattgtaatctaaaatttaagaggtataatcattaataaaaagtaaaattattataaattgtcTGAAGTTATTTAATTGCATTGATCTATATatccttcttttttattcttcctGTATATTTTTCTACGTTGGTCATTGTGCACTTCAGAATTCAAATCTCcaaaatgtttgtaaaaatgaaaaaaaaaataaattctgtTACatgtggaatttttttttttttttttcaaaatagcAAATACTTCTCGGGAATAAAAGTTAGTTACTGACCTTCCCATTACCTCCCCGCGTTTTCAACAGTCAAAACTCTCAACACAAAACGACATCGTTGCAGTTTTATCTCGCTCGCTTAAGCCAGCCCTGCAAAAACCGAAAGGAAACCGCACCAAAACCCTAGAAACCAAACACCGTACAATCCAGGAATGGCTATTGCGCGAACGGGAGTGTACGTCGACGACTATTTAGAGTGTAATTTTCACGGAACTTCTTTAAATTCatatcaatcttttttttattttttcaattttctttcgattttaatttcaatttgaaatttgattttaattacagATGCTAGTACATTGCCAGCTGAGCTTCAGAGGCTGCTTAATACCATCAGAGAACTCGATGAACGGTCCCACTGTAAGGCCCCTTTCAAAAGATTTCACCTTTACATTTTTGTGTATGGATGCATGCATGCACGAGTTATTacattttagatattttagttCATTTTTGTAGAGTTATTGTTTGACATGGAAACATGTTTATAAACTTGTGTAAAATTTGGTGAAAATAGAACCATATATAATAACACATTGATACATATTGTTGTGTTTTGTGAAAGTGTTGTgggttttttaattttaagtttctgtactttttttttttttttttttgttcggATATTTCTAATATACTGGCAAGTTATACTGCTCTGCACAATTGTATTTTTCCCAAATTTTCTTATCAAGTGATTTGATAATTGATCTTAGACTGTTTTATGGATGGCAAGATGAATTGGATATGGTATTGCCAAATTAAATGTCATGTTACttgggattaatttttttgcatacAAGGCAAAATGGTATTACTCATACtgtatatgtatatttgaATGCGTGTTTTGAAATGTTGGTGATCTGTtgaaaggggggaaaaaaaaacagtaagCAGAACACTAGGTGTGGGCATATGAT encodes:
- the LOC102616396 gene encoding pentatricopeptide repeat-containing protein At4g13650, with protein sequence MLIQIQEFMFLKPISFRGSLSFPISYHKLKARISSNYTSQKFQKCFCGNWRRLSFNCYSSPAVCRACDELNDQETEWQSKGIELLRVMEERGIQANSQTFVWLLEGCLSYGSLLEAKKIHGKILKLGFDGEQVLCDKFFNIYLTSGDLDSAMKIFDDMSKRTVFSWNKLISGFVAKKLSGRVLGLFLQMIDDDVIPNEATFVGVLRACIGSGNVAVQCVNQIHGLIISHGFGGSPLISNPLIDLYAKNGFIDSAKKVFNNLCFKDSVSWVAMISGFSQNGYEREAILLFCQMHILGTVPTPYAISSALSACTKIELFQIGEQFHGLIFKWGFSSETYVCNALVTLYSRSGNLTSAEQIFSKMQQRDGVTYNSLISGLAQCGYSDKALELFEKMQLDCLKPDCVTVASLVSACASVGAFRTGEQLHSYAIKVGISKDIIVEGSLLDLYVKCSDVETAYKFFLTTETENVVLWNVMLVAYGQLNDLSESFQIFKQMQTEGLTPNQYTYPTILRTCTSLGALSLGEQIHTQVIKTGFQFNVYVCSVLIDMYAKLGNLNTAQEILRRLPEDDVVSWTAMIVGFVQHGMFGEALELFEEMENQGIQSDNIGFSSAISACAGIQALNQGRQIHAQSYISGFSDDLSIGNALISLYARCGRIQEAYLVFSKIDAKDNISWNGLISGFAQSGYCEGALQVFSQMTQVGVQANLYTFGSVVSAAANLANIKQGKQVHAMIIKTGYDSETEASNSLITLYAKCGSIDDAKREFLEMPEKNEVSWNAMITGFSQHGYALEAINLFEKMKKHDVMPNHVTFVGVLSACSHVGLVNEGLRYFESMSTEYGLVPKPEHYACVVDLLGRAGCLSRAREFTEQMPIEPDAMVWRTLLSACRVHKNMEIGEYAANHLLELEPEDSATYVLLSNIYAAAGKWDCRDQIRQIMKDRGVKKEPGQSWIEVKNSIHAFFVGDRLHPLADKIYDYLGNLNRRVAEIGYVQGRYSLWSDLEQEQKDPCVYIHSEKLAIAFGLLSLSDSMPILVIKNLRVCNDCHNWIKFVSKISNRTIVVRDANRFHHFEGGVCSCRDYW